Proteins from a genomic interval of Phlebotomus papatasi isolate M1 chromosome 3, Ppap_2.1, whole genome shotgun sequence:
- the LOC129807670 gene encoding ral GTPase-activating protein subunit beta isoform X8 codes for MPESKMYTEWASLSPVIASNSCSAQNCVLNKFQGSAGKEVAVAIVKQLASNLGISQPAEPSNLITDQEVLWCMDVLCYGLSLPLTEHETIKDCVNVYCEWMTALSPVPRISVPKPIVDDPNTYARKIINHFHNLFVPRPGEGADTINRQAVLCHRVLRTLQNAAVSQILTRETWESLLLFLLAINEVLLAPPTVKDDVGDQLCERVLSVLFEVWLLACVRCYPSPSLWKTLQESCQMWRHRIALVEQWNRVNLALTARLIDFTYGSAFPEFKILDEDAQLIPAGMSNDCIAQTWYRFLRVIGNPTSLCQPQTISNTPRFMQHVLTMTESIEPCQHPCLLILPQIFLKAIKGISSLVDAFLGILQNATGEDSTAGTSDTVTNAPTSSGASSRLSGGDLRLSSVVAGRVDVAAGGVSSTVTSASSSVVFPAPAEVPHSPTPPLQRRLAKSFSVAPSSGLPKGITKGSLIGLTSSRISSSQPAASPISTQPPTSIFTSMLSLTHENRAVMASARPKCNSILHLFGEWLFDAAHIGTEAWIQNCKKQASEASRRPSSMIMDNRKGSLSLSQPSSLNENIEMPPGLTIDKFESGRAEAVGALCRIFCAKKTGEEILPVYLARFYVALQQGLRIPETKECEETLASILYNSSDLFRLDLDGIQVLLPSFIAALELVLPEKELKMKSQTVVINRIELRRASIHILISILALPLHFQTLPIRDITGGPMDKMITFAQLKPRLINILMNALQVETDAQNTHMLLGGLLLSVQDSVTFEETEHTGEMVQMSPPVSDMNLLSSDSAHALFVRATYLVCHRLISSWKTDLNVSLAALELLSGLARMHIKDSDALECKRAVKWICDYICYQCSRPTPSHTKDLHSTIVAAFQCISAWLMQHPYLLQDKDCLTTVLEVVELGISGTKSVGKPGEPPKLKDEKELKPVSMRVRDAAESLMTVILEQVGYFPSECGAQSLSSLLDEETLMKYCNSYPNSGASVGPMSHEAAVQKFRYFVTENSTILALLEEPLGNDQDPQPTITLIIRGPFGRHTWTMQLRHLPRSKSGTKYHHAPNPGRPVPMNDTPMRQEVEQKYFPDGVDKIPPCVADYSIPTLEEIVQKIGNESTKCLFQLLENQTVYEKFAWAETDNSVDSLGHAQEAVPPAVCHEFQAARLFLSHFGFLSLGENAKKESGSPLLMVLDAKKSGFTSEIQSLDRVSPRTYDTVYVFYVKAGQTTPIEIVDNMSGENVNGLDPHFFSMLLSLGWRVNVDEHAGWTGFTSSSWHINQCQGSEAEFAPLTSGSEEMNFNGSKRVLYWADVNGEIAFVVPNHSNRFDMEATDGGCQSMPTSSGIDGGKFVYERSVSECPPLEAIPNITKPMPLGQKPRTLSLDIDRSQQRVEPIAPTRRRAGTSKASSAGQASSKIFLVWLESFEDHLTFPMEDLLAYCRTGEENLQQTATKASDCHIIYLQALSSGLLRVKLQGPAGRMNFATPLVDGMVVSRRVVGNLVRQTAHNMARRRRLDNDGYQPPHVRRRLKVQEIVQKYKVDLSEPELLAHLFKF; via the exons ATGCCTGAGTCGAAGATGTATACGGAATGGGCATCactgtctccggtgattgcttCTAACAGCTGCAGTGCTCAGAATTGtgtcctcaacaaattccaagGAAGTGCCGGGAAGGAAGTTGCTGTGGCTATTGTGAAGCAGCTGGCCAGCAATCTGGGCATCTCTCAGCCAGCTGAGCCAAGCAACTTGATCACAGATCAGGAG GTGCTCTGGTGCATGGATGTCCTGTGCTATGGGCTTTCTTTGCCTCTGACTGAGCACGAGACCATCAAGGATTGTGTCAATGTGTATTGCGAATGGATGACTGCCCTCAGTCCAGTGCCACGTATCAGTGTTCCCAAGCCAATTGTGGACGATCCAAATACCTACGCTCGCAAGATCATCAATCACTTCCACAATCTCTTTGTCCCACGTCCGGGAGAAG GAGCTGACACCATCAATCGTCAGGCAGTTCTCTGCCATCGCGTTCTCAGAACTCTCCAGAATGCCGCAGTGTCTCAGATTCTCACTCGAGAGACCTGGGAATCCCTCTTGCTCTTCCTTCTGGCCATCAATGAGGTCCTCTTGGCTCCGCCTACGGTCAAAGATGACGTAGGTGATCAGTTGTGTGAACGTGTTCTCAGTGTTCTCTTTGAGGTCTGGCTCTTGGCctgtgttcggtgctacccatCTCCATCGCTGTGGAAGACTCTGCAAGAGTCCTGCCAGATGTGGAGGCACCGGATTGCCCTCGTGGAACAGTGGAATCGTGTCAATCTCGCACTCACGGCCAGACTCATCGATTTCACTTACGGATCGGCATTTCCGGAATTCAAAATAC TTGATGAGGATGCTCAACTGATCCCAGCTGGAATGTCAAATGATTGCATCGCTCAGACATGGTATCGCTTTCTGAGAGTCATTGGAAATCCTACTTCTCTCTGTCAGCCACAGACAATCAGTAACACTCCCAGATTTATGCAACATGTTCTCACCATGACAGAGTCCATCGAGCCGTGTCAACATCCCTGTCTCCTGATCCTACCGCAGATTTTCCTGAAGGCCATTAAGGGCATTTCTAGCCTTGTGGATGCTTTTTTGG GGATATTGCAAAATGCCACAGGCGAGGATTCGACTGCGGGAACTTCCGACACAGTCACCAATGCACCAACTTCTTCTGGCGCCTCATCGCGTCTCTCAGGTGGTGATTTGAGATTGTCCTCAGTGGTTGCGGGACGTGTAGATGTAGCTGCTGGTGGGGTATCTTCTACAGTTACCTCAGCCTCTTCTTCTGTGGTGTTTCCGGCACCCGCTGAAGTGCCACATTCACCGACGCCGCCTTTGCAGAGGCGTCTGGCCAAATCTTTCAGTGTGGCGCCATCTAGTGGCCTGCCAAAGG GTATAACAAAGGGATCTCTGATTGGATTGACCAGCAGCAGAATTTCCAGCAGTCAACCGGCCGCTAGTCCGATTTCCACTCAACCACCTACGTCAATTTTCACCT CAATGTTGTCACTGACCCATGAAAATCGCGCCGTGATGGCATCCGCAAGACCCAAGTGCAACAGTATTCTCCATCTGTTCGGCGAGTGGCTTTTCGATGCTGCCCACATTGGAACTGAAGCTTGGATTCAGAATTGCAAGA AACAAGCTTCTGAGGCTTCTAGGAGGCCTTCTTCCATGATCATGGACAATCGCAAGGGGAGTTTATCCCTTTCTCAGCCTTCGTCTCTCAATGAGAATATTGAAATGCCCCCGGGTCTTACGATTGATAAATTTGAGTCTGGCAGAGCTGAAGCTGTTGGGGCTCTTTGTAGGATTTTCTGTGCTAAGAAAACTGGCGAGGAAATTCTGCCAGTGTACTTGGCTAGATTCTACGTGGCTCTACAGCAGGGTCTGAGGATTCCCGAGACGAAGGAATGTGAAGAGACTCTTGCCAGTATTCTCTACAATTCCTCAGATCTCTTCAGATTGGATTTAGATGGAATTCAAGTGCTCTTGCCTTCATTCATTGCTGCTCTTGAATTGGTTTTGCCTGAGAAAGAGCTCAAAATGAAGTCTCAAACTGTTGTTATCAATCGTATTGAACTTAGGAGGGCTTCAATTCATATTCTCATCTCCATTCTTGCACTACCACTgcatttccagacacttcccATTCGGGACATTACCGGAGGACCAATGGACAA AATGATCACTTTCGCACAACTGAAGCCTCGGTTGATCAATATTCTGATGAATGCTCTTCAAGTGGAGACTGACGCTCAAAACACTCACATGCTACTCGGAGGATTGTTACTTAGTGTCCAGGATTCGGTGACATTTGAAGAGACTGAACATACCGGGGAAATGGTTCAGATGTCACCACCAGTCAGTGACATGAATCTCCTCAGTTCAG ataGCGCTCATGCACTTTTTGTAAGAGCTACTTATTTGGTTTGTCATCGATTGATATCTTCCTGGAAAACGGATTTGAATGTCTCTCTGGCGGCTCTGGAACTTCTTTCCGGGCTCGCAAGGATGCACATTAAAGATTCAG ATGCTTTGGAATGCAAACGTGCTGTCAAGTGGATATGTGACTATATTTGTTATCAATGCTCACGGCCAACACCTTCTCACACAAAAGATCTCCATAGTACAATTGTGGCAGCTTTTCAGTGTATTTCTGCTTGGTTGATGCAGCATCCTTATCTCCTACAGGACAAAGATTGTTTGACAACTGTCCTAGAAGTTGTAGAACTTGGGATTTCTGGCACAAAAAGTGTTGGGAAACCAGGTGAACCTCCTAAATTGAAGGACGAAAAGGAACTAAAGCCCGTGTCCATGAGAGTTCGCGATGCCGCAGAAAGTCTCATGACAGTAATTCTTGAGCAAGTTGGCTACTTTCCTAGTGAATGTGGTGCTCAGTCCCTATCATCCCTATTGGATGAAGAAACCCTTATGAAATACTGCAATTCCTATCCGAATTCAGGAGCTTCCGTAGGGCCTATGAGTCATGAAGCTGCAGTCCAAAAGTTTAGGTACTTTGTCACAGAAAACTCTACAATTTTGGCACTTTTGGAGGAACCTTTGGGAAATGATCAGGATCCACAGCCTACCATCACTT TGATAATTCGAGGACCTTTCGGAAGACATACTTGGACCATGCAGTTGAGGCACTTGCCACGAAGCAAATCTG GAACAAAATATCATCATGCTCCGAATCCGGGACGTCCTGTACCTATGAATGACACTCCGATGAGACAGGAAGTTGAGCAGAAGTACTTCCCTGACGGCGTTGACAAGATTCCACCATGTGTAGCGGATTATTCTATCCCAACTTTAGAAGAGATTGTCCAGAAGATTGGGAATGAATCTACTAAGTGTCTCTTTCAGCTGCTGGAGAATCAGACGGTGTACGAGAAGTTCGCCTGGGCAGAGACAGACAATTCGGTAGATAGTTTGGGACATGCCCAAGAAGCTGTTCCACCAGCTGTTTGTCATGAATTTCAAGCTGCCAGACTGTTCCTCTCGCATTTTGGGTTTTTATCTCTCGGGGAGAATGCTAAGAAAGAGTCAGGAAGTCCTCTATTGATGGTGCTAGATGCTAAAAAGTCAGGATTTACTAGTGAGATTCAGAGTTTAGATAGAGTGAGTCCTAGAACATATGACACGGTTTATGTGTTTTATGTAAAAGCTGGACAGACAACTCCTATTGAGATTGTCGATAATATGTCCGGAGAGAATGTCAATGGTCTCGATCCTCATTTCTTTAGTATGCTTTTGAGTTTGGGTTGGCGAGTTAATGTGGATGAGCATGCTGGGTGGACAGGATTCACCAGCTCAAGTTGGCACATTAATCAGTGTCAAGGTTCTGAGGCAGAATTTGCTCCATTGACTTCCGGAAGTGAAGAAATGAATTTCAATGGAAGCAAGAGAGTTCTCTATTGGGCAGATGTCAATGGGGAAATTGCCTTTGTGGTGCCAAATCATTCGAATAGATTTGATATGGAAGCCACAGATGGAGGTTGTCAGTCCATGCCGACATCTTCGGGGATTGATGGAGGTAAGTTTGTGTACGAGAGGAGTGTCAGTGAGTGTCCTCCTCTCGAGGCAATTCCCAACATTACAAAACCCATGCCGTTGGGGCAGAAACCGAGAACTCTCTCACTTGACATTGATAGAAGTCAGCAAAGGGTTGAACCCATTGCGCCAACACGAAGACGTGCTGGGACTTCTAAAGCTTCTTCAGCTGGTCAGGCGAGTTCTAAGATCTTTCTGGTCTGGCTGGAGAGCTTTGAGGACCATTTGACCTTCCCGATGGAAGATCTCTTGGCGTATTGTCGAACTGGAGAGGAAAATCTCCAGCAGACAGCCACTAAAGCCTCAGACTGCCACATTATCTATCTTCAAGCTCTATCTTCTGGTCTCCTGAGAGTTAAACTCCAGGGTCCAGCTGGTAGGATGAACTTTGCCACTCCGTTGGTAGATGGAATGGTGGTGAGTCGTAGGGTGGTGGGGAATCTCGTTAGACAGACGGCTCACAATATGGCCAGGAGGAGGCGTTTGGATAATGACGGATATCAACCTCCTCATGTTCGGCGGCGTCTGAAGGTCCAAGAAATTGTACAGAAGTACAAAGTAGATCTCAGTGAACCCGAACTACTGGCTCATCTCTTCAAATTCTAA